cttctacatcaacatgtgtcccctcttctccatgtctcttctacatcaacatgtgtcccctcttctccatgtctcttctacatcaacatgtgtcccctcttctccatgtctcttctacatcaacatgtgtcccctcttcttcatgtctcttctacatcaacatgtgtcccctcttcttccatgtctcttctacatcaacatgtgtcccctcttcttcagtgtctcttctacatcaacatgtgtcccctcttcttcatgtctcttctacatcaacatgtgtcccctcttcttcatgtctcttctacatcaacatgtgtcccctctgtggaaagagactctgaaagtttcaggaacaaagattctctctctttctgtcctgatccatttctataaaaacctgtctgaaaagaCATTTTCTGAATTCCTCATAGCTTGTCTGTTTCATACATCTCTCCGCTCGCCTCGCTTCGGGGATCAGCTGAAGTATTGCCCCCCGTGTTTTATCCCTCGGAAATCCCATTCAGGTACAGTAAGCTCTCTTAAAGCTGCGCAGGGAACCGAGCCCTCCAACATGCAGGAGGAAGacgtccccccccccacatttcACTGCTGGGTCTTCTGTTTGATTGCCTTCATGTCTGCGAGTCCGCTCACCTTGACAGGAGATATTTTAATTGCTGCAGAGATATGCAGAAAATGTATCTGGCTCTCACAAGTGGACCTGTAGTCATGTGGAAGGTATGTTTTTGCAGCTGACATTCCAACCTGATTTCTGGGGTCAATTTCTTGAACAGTAAAccccacctcacacacacacacacacacacacacacacacacacacacacacacacacacacacacacacacacacacacacacacacacacacacacacacacacacacacacacacacacacacacacacacacacacacacacacacacacacacacacacacacacacacacacacacacacacacacacacacacacacacacacacacacacggctcggATGTGTTCGCCCATAAGCGACATGTTGCCTTATTGTCTGAATATCTCTTACGTCTTCCAGGAGCCAGGGGATCATTTGTTCTGCGTTACGATCTGTTTAACCGCAGGAATCTTGGGCAGGCCCAGATTGATCTACCCTTACAAAATGTGTCACATTAGTGTCTGAAACAATCTTCATTCTGCCTGAGAAGTGACTCATGGCTCCGGCATCGCCCCGCCAGTGTGCTTAACATGTCCACAAGCGTTTCAGCTCAGGAAGCGGGATCTCTTGTTTAATTTGTACGTCTAATTTGTGTTTTTCTAACTTTGTGGCGGTTTTCCTGTCGTCATTTCTCCCAAACATGTGTCATGGACCCATCCCAGATGATTTAGGAAGATAGTTCTGTAAATTATAAAACTACTAGGGATGTATTGCATTCCTGTGTCCTTATTGTCAGTGATGCATCTTCTAGCAGATAACTGGCCAACATAAATGACTTCATGTCAGAAGTTTTATCTGCAACATGAACGATAGCAGAATCGTGTTCGGACATCTGAAGCATCTGCAATAAAAGTCAGGCTTTGGTGTCAATCCAATAGCAATAACTTAACGTTTCTCCACTTGACAACACCCTCGGTCGATAAGAGTGAAATGCAGCCACAAGCACACAGGCTACATGTTTCTAAAATACCAAGGAGGCAACATCATCTGCAGTTGAGCTTCactcagtgcaaacaatcagaCAAATACAACCTGGTTCGAGTGTAGGAATACGCTGTGACAGTAcacgtcctgcattcaaaatgttactcaagtactcagatcttgtacttgagtaaaagtagaagtactcagatcttgtacttgagtaaaagtagaagtactcagatcttgtacttgagtgaaagtagaagtactcagatcttctacttgagtaaaagtagaagtactcagatcttgtacttgagtaaaagtagaagtactcagatcttgtacttgagtgaaagtagaagtactcagatcttctacttgagtaaaagtagaagtactcagctcttgtacttgagtaaaagtagaagtactcagatcttgtacttgagtgaaagtagaagtactcagatcttgtacttgagtgaaagtagaagtactcagctcttgtacttgagtaaaagtagaagtactcagatcttgtacttgagtgaaagtagaagtactcagatcttgtacttgagtaaaagtagaagtactcagatcttgtacttgagtaaaagtagaggtactcagatcttgtacttgagtgaaagtagaagtactcagatcttgtacttgagtaaaagtagaagtactcagatcttgttcttgagtgaaagtagaagtactcagatcttgtacttgagtaaaagtagaagtactcagatcttgttcttgagtgaaagtagaagtactcagatcttgtacttgagtgaaagtagaagtactcagatcttgtacttgagtaaaagtagaagtactcagatcttgttcttgagtgaaagtagaagtactcagatctacttgagtaaaagtagaagtactcagatcttgtacttgagtgaaagtagaagtactcaaatcttgtacttgagtgaaagtagaagtactcagatcttgtacttgagtaaaagtagaagtactcagatattgttcttgagtaaaagtagaagtactcagatattgtacttgagtgaaagtagaagtactcagatcttgtacttgagtaaaagtagaagtattcagatcttgttcttgagtgaaagtagaagtactcagatcttggacttgagtgaaagtagaagtactcagatcttgttcttgagtgaaagtagaagtactcagatctacttgagtaaaagtagaagtactcagatctacttgagtaaaagtagaagtactcagatcttgtacttgagtaaaagtagaagtactcagatctacttgagtgaaagtagaagtactcagatctacttgagtgaaagtagaagtactcagatcttgtacttgagtaaaagtagaagtactcagatattgttcttgagtaaaagtagaagtactcagatcttgtacttgagtgaaagtagaagtactcagatcttgtacttgagtaaaagtagaagtactcagatcttgttcttgagtgaaagtagaagtactcagatcttggacttgagtgaaagtagaagtactcagatcttgtacttgagtaaaagtagaagtactcagatcttgttcttgagtgaaagtagaagtactcagatcttgtacttgagtaaaagtagaagtactcagatcttgttcttgagtgaaagtagaagtactcagatcttgtacttgagtaaaagtagaagtactcagatcttgttcttgagtgaaagtagaagtactcagatcttgtacttgagtaaaagtagaagtactcagatctacttgagtgaaagtagaagtactcagatcttgtacttgagtaaaagtagaagtactcagatcttgtacttgagtaaaagtagaagtactcagatcttgttcttgagtgaaagtagaagtactcagatcttgtacttgagtaaaagtagaagtactcagatcttgttcttgagtgaaagtagaagtactcagatcttgtacttgagtaaaagtagaagtactcagatctacttgagtgaaagtagaagtactcagatcttggacttgagtgaaagtagaagtactcagatcttgtacttgagtaaaagtagaagtactcagatcttgttcttgagtgaaagtagaagtactcagatcttgtacttgagtgaaagtagaagtactcagatcttgtacttgagtaaaagtagaagtactcagatctacttgagtgaaagtagaagtactcagatcttgtacttgagtaaaagtagaagtactcagatcttgtacttgagtaaaagtagaagtactcagatattgttcttgagtaaaagtagaagtactcagatattgtacttgagtgaaagtagaagtactcagatcttgtacttgagtaaaagtagaagtattcagatcttgttcttgagtgaaagtagaagtactcagatcttggacttgagtgaaagtagaagtactcagatcttgttcttgagtgaaagtagaagtactcagatctacttgagtaaaagtagaagtactcagatctacttgagtaaaagtagaagtactcagatcttgtacttgagtaaaagtagaagtactcagatctacttgagtgaaagtagaagtactcagatctacttgagtgaaagtagaagtactcagatcttgtacttgagtaaaagtagaagtactcagatattgttcttgagtaaaagtagaagtactcagatcttgtacttgagtgaaagtagaagtactcagatcttgtacttgagtaaaagtagaagtactcagatcttgttcttgagtgaaagtagaagtactcagatcttggacttgagtgaaagtagaagtactcagatcttgtacttgagtaaaagtagaagtactcagatcttgttcttgagtgaaagtagaagtactcagatcttgtacttgagtaaaagtagaagtactcagatcttgttcttgagtgaaagtagaagtactcagatcttgtacttgagtaaaagtagaagtactcagatcttgttcttgagtgaaagtagaagtactcagatcttgtacttgagtaaaagtagaagtactcagatctacttgagtgaaagtagaagtactcagatcttgtacttgagtaaaagtagaagtactcaggtcttgtacttgagtaaaagtagaagtactcaggtcttgtacttgagtaaaagtagaagtactcagatctcaaaacaatgatttatttgaagattttcagtctggctttagaacacatcatagcacagagacagctctggttaaagttgcaaatgacattctaatagcctcagaccagggacttgtctctattcttgttttgctcgatcttagtgctgcatttgatactatcgaccatgatatcctattgcaaagactagagcacttagttggcatacaggaaactgctttaggctggtttaggtcctatctatctgaacgctctcagtttgtacgtgttaacgaggaatcttccacgcaaaccaaagttagccatggagtgccacagggctcagtgctcggacctattttgttcacattatatgtgcttccgttaggcaatattataaggaatcattctgtaaactttcattgttatgcggatgatactcaactatatttatcaatcaagcctgatgaaattaatcatctaaataaaattcaagactgccttaaggacttaaaaacgtggatgaccttaaactttttgatgttaaacacgaccaaaactgaagttattgtacttggcccgaagaatctacgaaacaaattatctaaagatatactaactatggatggcattaatttggcctccagtgagactgtaaggaatcttggtgttatatttgatcaggatttatcctttaacgcccacataaaatcaatttcaaggaccgcctacttccaccctgcgttccaagaatgcagggttgttagttgttcctagagtctctaaaagtaaaattggagccagagccttttcttatcaagctccacatttgtggaatcagcttccagtttgtgttcgggcggcagacaccctatccgtttttaagagtgcgcttaagaccttcctttttgataaagcttatagttagggctgattagattcagcccctagttttgctgatataggcttagtttgtcgggggacatctcacttctctctgtctgtacctgtgtcctctcatgttcccattaacccagcttccccacatgtctttctttttggggtctatatacgccgggatccggagtcatggatgatcctgcggtcctgagtcctggatcgcgagccctggatcttgagtcgtggctgtggtcctggatcatcggtcctggatggatatcctcgtggattcatcttcccattatacacacatgcagtttcaaacatctggactacctatgttgcaaatgtattatcttttcaatttacacacggcatctattgcacgtctgtccgtcctgggagagggatccctcctctgctgctctccctgaagtttctcccatgtttcctttaaactgtgggttttcttcggaagttttttccttgtacgatgtgagggtctaaggacagagggtctaaggacagagggtctgaggacagggggtctgaggacagggggtctgaggacagagggtctaaggacagagggtctaagtacagagggtctaaggacagagggtctaaggacagagggtctgaggacagagggtctaaggacagagggtctaaggacagggggtctaaggacagagggtctaaggacagaaggtctaaggacagaggatctaaggacagagggtgtcgtattgtcatactgatattttgtacaaactgtgaagtcctctgagacaaatgtaacatttgtgatatcgggctataaataaacattgattgattgagtagcgacagtaaaagtagtgattgtgcagtagaagtacaaagaagcataacatggaaatactttgataaagtacaagtatctcagaagtgtacttaagtacagtacttgagtacatgtacttTGTTATTTCCCACCATCAAACTAAAATGGAGGTAgattgtgtgcgtctgtgtcTATCCTTTCAAATGTAAAACTTCATCCGATCGATGTTCGTGTGCGATTCAAAAGCCTAATCAGGACTTTGAACAATCGCTTTAAACATATTCGTCATTGGCAATGTCCGACTTTGgcatttgtgttttttcaacaacaaggtcgGTTCAAAAACGGTCTTGAAACACATGCAGCTCGACATCAACCGTACATCAGTTGCTCTGGTTCCCTGGCTCTAATCAGGCCCTGATGCTGCTCCATGGTGAGGCCTCACAGTAATGGAAGTTGACGCATGCCTTCTGGACAGAGCATCCAGCTTATTCTTGTGGTGTTCAGTTATGGAAACTAAGTAACAATTTGATTATGATTTATGGTCAAATGGGGAGAGGCTGGAAATACATGTTCAGGACACATTTTTCAAACATCTGATTCCTTTTATTGGAGAAATATATTTTACATTCAGTCGGTGACGTTTGTGCATTGGTCTGAGCCAAGCCCTTACAAGAAATAATGTAACAACTAAAACTGGAATGAAATTATCGGCTGCCAGACTTCCCAGTTAGTTCTGTAAATTAAAGACACGTTTCGAGGGCGACTGTAcgatttgtcttttttgttggaAGAATGATTTGGGACATGTTTCAACGGGGACTGGTACTGTGCGACAGGTGCAAATGCATTACAGCCCAACACGCTTCCATTAGGAGAAACCACTGCCGcttaaaaaacaatgcaaataaaaaaacacaaatgtgccaaaacacatgcaaattaGGCATGACTGTCACTGGAAGAAACTCAACTAACATATATGTTTTATTGGCTTATTTTAACAACCTAGTTGACGCCATTTAtactcacaaaatacttactgTTGGGGAAATATGTCCCAAGGCCCATAACTGGGACCCAGCTGATCAGTTCAAGCTGTCCTGACCGAGCACACGCACACCTGTAAGCTTGGCTGctgctctcagtgttctgtctccctgctcctgcctgatgggtcagctgatagaggtgctaTCATTCTATCTTGTTGTGCAgcatgttgattattctctctgaactaaagacactggggtagagttcttcagagttgacgtggcaactctaccgtgaagtcagaacctctgacTCTTTGACATGTTTTGTGAATTCtctggccgaagctccaaataaacccatcagtgtttgacatcagagctccagctctcctcgtgtctctgagtcctgactccatcagagctccagctctcctcgtgtctctgagtcctgactccatcagagctccagctctcctcgtgtctctgagtcctgactccatcagagctccagctctcctcgtgtctctctgagtcctgactccatcagagctccagctctcctcgtgtctctgagtcctgactccatcagagctccagctctcctcgtgtctctgagtcctgactccatcagagctccagctctcctcgtgtctctgagtcctgactccatcagagctccagctctcctcgtgtctctctgagtcctgactccatcagagctccagctctcctcgtgtctctgagtcctgactccatcagagctccagctctcctcgtgtctctctgagtcctaactccatcagagctccagctctcctcgtgtctctgagtcctgactcctcgtgtctctgagtcctgactccatcagagctccagctctcctcgtgtctctgagtcctgactccatcagagctccagctctcctcgtgtctctgagtcctgactccatcagagctccagctctcctcgtgtctctgagtcctgactccatcagaactccagctctcctcgtctctctgagtcctgactccaattgcttcagaagtttcccccacacctGTAATTATGAAACGGACTCACAGTGACGGTCGGCTAACTTCATAATCCTGAACGTCAACAAGCACTcaggtcccagctgtgtgctccACTTTATTGTTTCCTTGTGTTTTGAGTTTCTTGCAGCGTTTCATAAATGTGGCGCTTTCAGTAAATGCTGCTCGTGTTTCGTAAAAGTCGGTGAAGACGTTTCCTCATTTGCAGTCAGGTGTGTTGGGCTGTCGTAGCGTGATTACATGTATGCTACTGTACTTGTACACACCTTAAAACAAACTTAAGTTTCATTGCAAGTAAAACAATCGAATATAGCGCTGTGTGTCATCGGCGTATTAAGAAAACATTGTTTTGATGATAACCTAAACTATGTGAGCACATGACTGAACACTATTATTGAGAGATAACAGGGCTAGAAGAAGCCATATAAAGCAATAAGTGGATACCTCACAAATTCTAAGGTATAAAATCAAGACAGAGCGAAAGATAAATGCCACAAAAGTCTTTTTAAAGATGTGAACTGATATGGTTTCTCTTACACTCGATAGCAACCAAAACTAATTATAGGTAGAGTCCAGATCGGTTCAATAATAAGATATAAATAGGCATTTTGAATTCATTGTTTCATGTTGTCATTccaggttaaaggtggggtaggtaagtttgagaaaccggctcgagtgcgctagaatttgaaaatacgcaaccggaaaaaatctgccacttcctcacagagccccgcctccaacacacaggaatgcgcacatgaccaatgagggcacgaggtaagtttgtgcacaggtggaaggctgacaggcaggtaggccatccagttactttagccggctcagatgattggtcgagctttttacagcgccacggcttccactgattaAATATTTTTTGAATGTATTTTAAGTAGAGCCGGAActcgattaaaaattgtaatctaattaattagaggctttgtaattaattaatcgcatttttaatcaaatatacacatttgacctgagaacagtgagaagcagtttCCACATGGACCTTACTCcaggtggtctacagtcgagtgcagtccagtgagccagggagctggttatcctctcagacgtggactgactcatcctggccctgaaaccagtcgtctggttgagtgtgggttgggtcagggtgtggttccttgcactcggagtcgggctaactgctacatgctagctgctacacgctagctgctacatgctagctgctacatgctaactgctacatgctagctgctacatgctttgcatttaggtgatactttaggcttgatgtgctgcggctcttatcgacgcttccatccgtccgttttttaaaacaaaatgtcccatccacggggccgaccgaagcggtctcatcagcttgttcgttcatgtttgactattgatcaccgtggtttgttgttgtttgaagtcccatgctgaagtcatgaacgttagttggtgctccagtataatcggtacgccggaaactcatccagtgagaaacgttccgctgtgcaaaaataattttttttgtgtaattaattaatcttaattaacgcgttaaagtcccggccctaattttttgtcaaagcacttcaggtATTCAtggctatcgggacgttaagagcattccatggaatataacaaaaagtgtatctcgagccggtttctgaaacgtacctaccccacctttaagttgagCTAATAAATCTAATTGTATCGCAGTGTGTGTTTCTCCCACAGAGAACATCAGTCTGCGGCAGGATCCAGATGCACCAATCAGACACGCCGACTGTTCGGTCAAAGAGTTTAAACAACTACACGATAGAGCTTAATTGGatgttattttatatttaaaagcaaagacagGACTTTATCTGAAATCCACAATGTGAATAGTGTGTGATGTTCAGGTATGTAGGGTAACTGCACTGAGAACAAGAGAAGAGGAAGGATCAGGGAGGAATTTAAAAGGAGGAGAAAGGAAGCAGCAGAAATAAGCGAGAGGTGAGACGAGTGTGAAAgaaggagagaaggagggaggggATTGAGCCGAGTGTGAGAATGAGTGAACATGCAGACGCAGGGTGGGAGGGGAAGACGGCATGACAGAAAGAGAGGTGGTggcagtgagtgagtgagagatggGCAGGAGGTAtaaagagagggagggagtCGTATAAGAGAGGCAGCCATAGAGGGAGAGGTGGCAGTCGATCATCCTCCTCTCTGCCTCACCATGCTCACGCTGCAGATGTGGACTGTTACGTCTCTGACTCTTATTCTCCTGGCATCTGTGGAAGGTAGGACACAACCATGCGTactacgtgtgtgtgagagagcgagtgtgagagtgtgtgtgtgtgtgtaccctgCAGGTGGACAGCAAAAGAGAGCGATGGCGAAGACAGAAAAGAGggatagcagcagcagcatgtaaacagagaggcagcaggatGAGCATCTCAAAACAAAcaacacagtgtgtgtgtgtgtgtgtgtgtgtgtgtgtgtgtgtgtgtgtgtgtgtgtgtgtgtgtgtgtttgtgtgtgtgtgtgtgtgtgtgtgtatacgtgtgtgtgtgtgtgtgtgtgtgtgtgtgtgtgtgtatacgtgtgtgtgtatgtgtgtgtgtgtgtatacgtgtgtgtgtgtgtgtgcgcgtgtgtacgtgtgtgtgtgtgtatacgtgtgtgtatgtgtgtgcgtgtgtacgtgtgtgtacgtgtgtgtgtgtgtgtgtgtgtgtgtgtgtgtgtgtgtgtgtctgcgtgtgtgtatatgtgtgcgtgtgcgtgtgtgtgtgtgtgtgtggtgtggtgtgtgcgtgtgtgtgtgtgtgtgcgtgtacgtgtgtgtatatgtgtgcgtgtgtgtgtggtgtgtgtgtgtgttgtggcagCGTGGATCTGAATCATGTGTGGCAGCACTGTCCTCGTTGACAGCTCTCCCTGCTGCTTCCATCACACTTCCATTTGTTTACACATTTGCTTTGGACGAACAGGCAACATGGCACACACTCCACACACTCCACACACTccacctctctttctctcacttCCCTGTCTCTCGTTTCACTGCCAGGGTAGTATGTTTGCAGCACAATGGGATGCCATTGTAATTCCTCTGACATTCTTGTGTGTAATTGTGTGTatccacgtgtgtgtgtgtgtgtgtgtgtgtgtgtgtgtgtgtgtgtgtgtgtgtgtgtgtgtgtgtgtgtgtgtgtgtgtgtgtgtgtgtgtgtgtgtgtgtgtgtgtgtgtgtgtgtgtgtgtgtgtgtgtgtgtgtgtgtgtgtgtgtgtgtgtgtgtgtgtgtgtgtgtgtgtgtgtgtgtgtgtgtgtgtgtgtgtgtgtgtgtgtgtgtgtgtgtgtgtgtgtgtgtgtgtgtgtgtgtgtgtgtgtgtgtgtgtgtgtgtgcctcttgATGGAACTGAAgctgtctcactctctggtaACTTCCCCATATTGACTTCATAGCGTCTCAAACATGAGGCTGTTCAGTAAATATGAATTAAAAAGGTTTCTGTATCTCGTGTCCTTTGTATTTGAGCAATAATGCAGACTGTGGGAAACTTGTGTGGCTGTCAAGATGTTTTTTTCTCACTTGAGACACAAATATTTCCACTTCGAGAACCTGGTGAAGTAAAGCTATAAAAAGGTGTGAATTAAACGCAGGAAGCCAACAGAAATAATTGAGGACAGGAACGTCTCTATAAAACTGTTAATTGCTTTTGTTTAACACCTTATGTGTTttgctcttgccccccccccccccaggtaaAGGTGTGCAGATGCAGAGGGATGTCCAGTGCTGCATGTTGTACTCCCAGGGCAAGGTGCGCACCAAAGACGTGTTGCGGTTTGAGGTGCAGACGGAGGGGCCCGACTGCAGTATACAAGCCATCATGCAAGTATTCCAACTATCCACTCCTGGAGCGACAGAGCAATCTGCAGGCATGGAAAGTATGCCTCTCATTAGACGAGGGCAGAGCTGAGAGACATTGTCATCTTTCCAGGTCATGTTGTTATGGCAGGGCTCGGAGCGGCGTTTGCCAAGGAAGTAAGAAAGGAAATATGTGGGAATAACAAGCCATCTGAAAATACCTTCCGAGCCAGCTGAGCCCCGCCGCGGCCGGCCACTCCGAACAGCAGGCTTTAGTTAAAGTAACCACTCTGCATTGTGATACCTATTGTCTCCAGCAGGGCGGGGAACTCTGATGTAGGAGCTTGTTTTCCGTTCTTATAGAGTGGATACAGAAAGAAGTTCCTTTGGTCTTCTATTTATCAGCGAGGCTGCCACAATGTGTTCATGTTTCTTCACGTTTCCTCAGTTCGACTTCTTCCTAACATCGTTTGACTTTATTTCCTGTCACGTTAcagaagaccactgagacaaatgtaacatttgtgatattgggctatataaataaacattgattgattgattgattgagaagGTCGTGATTCAGACCTGACGGGTGTCTTTTTAGTCGTCCACATTATTGCTGgttcattgtttttgttgccaaTCTAGTGTTTCTGGAAACCTTGTACTGCCACCCCGTGTTGTGTAAATAAccattgtgtgtttgttttgataGTATTTACACGAAGAAGGCGGTGAAGTGTGCAGACCCCAGAGACCGGAAGGTGAAGAGGTTGCTGAGGAAGCTCCTGCAGAGGCAGAGAACCAAAGCCCGCCGGACCATGTGGCTTCTTCCTCACGACAACCTGCCCGTCATGACGGAGGTAATGGGACCGCCAGGAACACACAATATGTTCAATGTAatccagtggtgtaaagtaactaagtacatttactcaattaCTGAACTTAAGTTTAATTTGAGGGACTTTACTTGGGTATTTCCATGTtgtgctactgtgtacttctactccaaaatcagaggtaaatggtgtacttctactccactacatgtatttaatacctttagttacttcacagatctggatgaataatgtgaaatctaatcaagtgttgaatcagactttagttccacctggagtaaatccaccagctaccctgcagtctacaaagtacttcagactagctgcaccttcaccagctaccctgcagtctacaaagtacttcagactagctgcaccttcaccagctaccctgcaatctacaaagtacttcaga
Above is a window of Pseudochaenichthys georgianus unplaced genomic scaffold, fPseGeo1.2 scaffold_2148_arrow_ctg1, whole genome shotgun sequence DNA encoding:
- the LOC117441913 gene encoding C-C motif chemokine 20 encodes the protein MLTLQMWTVTSLTLILLASVEGKGVQMQRDVQCCMLYSQGKVRTKDVLRFEVQTEGPDCSIQAIIIYTKKAVKCADPRDRKVKRLLRKLLQRQRTKARRTMWLLPHDNLPVMTEDKKDNWAALNVE